One Camelina sativa cultivar DH55 chromosome 3, Cs, whole genome shotgun sequence genomic window carries:
- the LOC104776068 gene encoding glutathione S-transferase DHAR1, mitochondrial: MALEICVKAAVGAPDHFGDCPFSHRAILTLEEKNLTYKMHLINLSDKPQWFLDISPQGKVPVLKIDDKWVSDSDVIVNLLDEKYPDPPLKTPPAFASVGSKIFGTFGTFLKSKDSNDQSEQALLHELEALENHLKSHDGPFIAGERVSAVDLSLAPKLYHLEVALGHFKSWSVPSSLPHVHNYMKALFSLDSFEKTKPEEKYVISGWEPKVNP; this comes from the exons ATGGCTCTCGAAATATGCGTGAAAGCTGCTGTCGGTGCTCCTGATCACTTCGGCGACT GTCCGTTCAGCCACAGGGCTATTCTCACCCTCGAGGAGAAGAATCTTACCTACAAAATGCATCTGATTAACCTCTCCGACAAACCCCAGTG GTTCTTGGACATTAGTCCTCAAGGGAAAGTACCAGTGCTTAAGATCGACGACAAGTGGGTCTCTGATTCCGATGTCATCGTTAATCTCCTCGACGAGAAGTACCCTGATCCACCTCTCAAGACTCCTCCTGCATTTGCCTCTGTCGGTTCCAAAATTTTTGGTACTTTTGGGACTTTCTTGAAGAGCAAAGACTCTAATGACCAATCTGAACAGGCCTTGCTTCATGAGCTTGAAGCTTTGGAGAACCATCTCAAGAGTCACGATGGTCCTTTCATCGCCGGGGAAAGAGTCTCTGCGGTTGATCTGAGCTTAGCACCAAAGCTTTACCATCTCGAAGTCGCTCTTGGCCATTTCAAAAGCTGGTCTGTCCCCTCGAGCTTGCCCCATGTCCATAACTACATGAAGGCTCTGTTCTCTCTTGACTCCTTTGAGAAAACTAAGCCTGAGGAAAAGTATGTGATCTCTGGATGGGAACCCAAGGTCAACCCTTGA
- the LOC104776070 gene encoding gamma carbonic anhydrase 1, mitochondrial-like, with protein sequence MGTLGRAFYSVGFWIRETGQALDRLGCRLQGKNYFREQLSRHRTLMNVFDKTPIVDKGAFVAPSASVIGDVQIGRGSSIWYGCVLRGDANTVSVGSGTNIQDNSLVHVAKSNLSGKVHPTIIGDNVTIGHSAVLHGCTVENETFIGMGATLLDGVVVEKHGMVAAGALVRQNTTIPSGEVWGGNPARFLRKLTDEEIAFIAESATNYSNLAQAHAAENAKPLNAIEFEKVLRKKHAQKDEEYDSMLGSVRETPNNIQPDKETKHPSNVN encoded by the exons ATGGGAACCCTAGGCAGAGCATTTTACTCGGTTGGTTTTTGGATCCGTGAGACCGGTCAGGCTCTCGATCGTCTCGGTTGTCGCCTTCAAGGCAAAAATTACTTCCGTGAACAAC TGTCAAGGCATCGGACTCTGATGAACGTGTTTGATAAGACTCCGATTGTGGATAAGGGAGCATTTGTGGCACCAAGCGCTTCAGTTATTGGGGACGTTCAGATTGGAAGAGGATCGTCCATTTGGTATGGATGCGTACTACGAG GGGATGCAAACACCGTTAGTGTTGGATCAGGAACTAATATTCAGGACAACTCACTTGTGCATGTGGCAAAATCGAATTTAAGTGGGAAGGTGCATCCAACCATCATTGGAGACAATGTAACCATTG GTCATAGTGCTGTTTTACATGGATGTACTGTTGAGAATGAGACCTTTATTGGGATGGGGGCGACACTTCTTGACGGGGTCGTAGTTGAAAAGCATGGGATGGTTGCTGCTGGTGCGCTTGTACGACAAAACACCACAATTCCTTCTGGAGAG GTATGGGGAGGAAACCCTGCAAGGTTCCTCAGGAAGCTCACTGATGAGGAAATTGCTTTTATCGCCGAGTCAGCAACAAACTACTCAAACCTCGCACAGGCTCACGCTGCAGAGAATGCAAAGCCATTAAATGCGATAGAGTTTGAGAAGGTTCTACGCAAAAAGCATGCGCAAAAGGACGAGGAGTATGACTCAATGCTCGGTAGTGTGAGAGAAACTCCTAACAACATACAGCCTGATAAAGAAACCAAGCATCCATCTAATGTGAACTGA
- the LOC104776069 gene encoding isoflavone reductase homolog P3-like yields MTSKILVIGATGRIGKFIVEGSAKSSHATFAMVREASLSDPVKAKLVESFRDLGVTILYGSLTDKESLVKAIKLVDVVISAVGRPQILDQINIIDAIKELGNVKRFLPSEFGNDVDRTVAIEPTLSDFITKAQIRRAIEAAKIPYTYVVTGCFTGFFVGCLGQCHLRLGSPPRDKVSIYDSGNVKAIVNTEEDIVAYTMKAVDDPRTLNKILYIHPPKNIVSQNDMVRLWERKIGKTLEKTYVSEEELLKNIQETQPPMDFLVGLIHTVLVKGDLTSFTIDPSSGVEASELYPEVKYTSVDEFLNQLV; encoded by the exons ATGACGAGCAAGATTCTGGTGATTGGGGCGACAGGTCGCATCGGAAAGTTCATCGTCGAAGGAAGCGCCAAGTCCAGCCACGCCACCTTCGCTATGGTTAGAGAAGCGTCTCTCTCCGATCCAGTCAAGGCTAAACTCGTCGAGAGCTTCAGAGATCTTGGCGTCACCATACTCTAC GGAAGTCTAACTGATAAAGAAAGCTTAGTGAAGGCGATTAAACTCGTCGATGTCGTGATCTCAGCTGTTGGTCGGCCTCAAATTCTAGATCAAATCAATATAATTGATGCCATCAAAGAACTTGGAAACGTTAAG AGATTCTTGCCGTCAGAATTTGGCAATGACGTGGACCGTACGGTGGCCATCGAGCCAACACTATCAGATTTCATCACTAAAGCTCAGATAAGGCGTGCCATAGAAGCCGCAAAGATACCTTATACGTATGTGGTCACAGGTTGCTTTACTGGTTTTTTCGTTGGTTGTTTAGGTCAATGCCACTTACGACTCGGATCCCCTCCTAGAGATAAAGTTTCAATCTACGACAGTGGCAATGTCAAAG CCATTGTCAACACTGAAGAAGACATTGTTGCATATACAATGAAAGCTGTTGATGACCCGAGAACACTTAATAAGATTCTCTACATTCACCCGCCCAAGAACATTGTATCGCAGAACGATATGGTTCGTTTGTGGGAGAGAAAGATTGGTAAGACTCTCGAGAAGACTTATGTTTCAGAGGAAGAACTCCTTAAAAACATCCAAG AGACTCAGCCTCCAATGGATTTCCTGGTGGGTTTGATCCATACCGTACTTGTGAAGGGCGATCTCACCTCCTTCACTATAGATCCTTCTTCTGGAGTTGAGGCTTCCGAGCTTTACCCCGAGGTCAAGTACACAAGCGTCGATGAGTTTCTTAACCAGCTTGTCTAA